In Erigeron canadensis isolate Cc75 chromosome 1, C_canadensis_v1, whole genome shotgun sequence, a single window of DNA contains:
- the LOC122584951 gene encoding AT-hook motif nuclear-localized protein 23-like has protein sequence MAGLDLGTASRYIHQLQRSDLQLPTSQPENNHQHHQLFSDSYNNNHQEAEDDGRDHQGGLDLISPNSGGGGGGDSASRRPRGRPPGSKNKPKPPVIITRESANTLRAHILEIGNGYDVFESVATYARKRQRGICILSGSGIVTNVSLRQPTQPSGPGSVLSLQGRFEILSLSGSFLPPPAPPGATSLTVFLAGGQGQVVGGNVVGELTAAGPVIVIASSFTNVAYERLPLEDEENPVDGVHIHPQGSQDGSAINGNNAFPDPSSGLPFFNLPMNMPPNVQLPVDGWGGGSNNSGGRSTTNNNQF, from the coding sequence atggCTGGCTTGGATTTGGGCACCGCTTCTCGTTATATTCATCAACTCCAACGTTCTGACTTGCAACTCCCAACAAGtcaacctgaaaataatcaccAGCACCACCAGCTTTTCTCTGACAGCTATAACAACAACCATCAAGAAGCAGAAGATGATGGCCGGGACCACCAGGGTGGTCTCGACCTCATCTCTCCTAActctggtggtggtggtggtggtgacagtgCTAGTAGGCGGCCCAGAGGCCGCCCACCCGGttcaaaaaacaaaccaaaaccacCAGTCATTATTACACGAGAAAGCGCAAACACTCTAAGAGCACATATACTAGAAATCGGTAACGGGTACGATGTATTTGAATCCGTTGCAACATATGCAAGGAAAAGGCAACGTGGAATCTGCATTTTATCCGGAAGTGGGATAGTAACAAACGTTAGTCTACGTCAACCAACTCAACCATCTGGTCCGGGGTCAGTTTTATCGCTTCAAGGCCGGTTCGAGATCTTGTCGTTATCCGGTTCATTCTTGCCTCCGCCTGCACCACCGGGGGCCACAAGTTTGACTGTCTTCTTGGCAGGCGGTCAAGGACAAGTTGTGGGTGGGAACGTGGTAGGAGAGTTGACCGCGGCTGGGCCGGTTATTGTTATTGCTTCTTCCTTTACTAATGTTGCATATGAAAGATTACCATTAGAAGACGAGGAAAACCCGGTTGACGGGGTTCATATCCACCCACAAGGCTCACAAGACGGTAGCGCGATTAATGGAAATAACGCCTTCCCAGACCCGTCGTCTGGACTGCCCTTTTTCAACTTACCAATGAATATGCCACCAAATGTTCAATTACCTGTAGATGGATGGGGTGGAGGAAGTAATAATTCAGGTGGAAGatccaccaccaacaacaaTCAATTCTGA
- the LOC122584497 gene encoding myb-like protein P has product MGWKRWMAGFLGFGNHESNHNDNHIHNDPNNNSDIDHHQQQEEELEEEVNHNYNNNASNYIKSNRKGFSVPVQQIGPVFLPCRPGDGGLQGLGWYTKRLRVDEDGDVAEEFFDEVFAETTSSTEAHHKHYPKFEVKVNTKSAKARNPVLSREGTIQQVVEYRGRFLLV; this is encoded by the exons atgGGATGGAAGAGATGGATGGCGGGTTTTCTAGGGTTTGGAAATCACGAAAGTAACCACAATGATAATCATATTCATAACGATCCCAACAATAATTCAGATATcgatcatcatcaacaacaagaagaagaattagaagaagaagttaatcataattataataataatgcgagtaattatataaaaagtaatCGTAAAGGATTTAGTGTACCTGTTCAACAAATTGGCCCTGTTTTTCTCCCTTGTCGTCCTGGTGATGGCGGTCTTCAG GGTCTAGGATGGTACACAAAACGTCTCAGGGTCGATGAAGATGGAGATGTTGCAGAGGAGTTTTTTGACGAGGTATTCGCGGAAACAACATCTAGTACAGAAGCACATCACAAACATTATCCCAAATTTGAAGTGAAGGTAAACACTAAATCTGCAAAAGCAAGAAACCCAGTTTTGTCACGTGAGGGAACAATCCAGCAGGTTGTGGAATACAGAGGTCGGTTCTTGCTGGTCTGA